In a genomic window of Magnolia sinica isolate HGM2019 chromosome 14, MsV1, whole genome shotgun sequence:
- the LOC131225726 gene encoding uncharacterized protein LOC131225726, producing the protein MKKKFEESARVKRSHLQALRREFETLDMKAGEGVSEYFSRVLSVANKMRTYGEQMQEVTVVEKILRSLSEKYNYVVCSIKESKDINQLSIDELQSSLIVHKQKFQRHTGEEQALKVTSEYRFGARG; encoded by the coding sequence ATGAAGAAGAAGTTTGAAGAGAGTGCTCGGGTTAAAAGGTCACATCTACAAGCTCTCCGCAGAGAGTTTGAAACTCTAGATATGAAAGCTGGAGAAGGAGTCTCCGAGTATTTTTCAAGAGTGTTGTCAGTGGCCAACAAGATGAGAACATATGGAGAGCAGATGCAAGAAGTCACAGTGGTGGAGAAGATTCTCAGATCATTAAGTGAGAagtataattatgttgtttgctcGATCAAGGAATCCAAAGACATCAATCAACTCTCCATTGATGAACTGCAGAGTTCTCTGATTGTTCATAAGCAAAAATTCCAGCGACACACAGGTGAAGAACAAGCACTCAAGGTAACCTCTGAATACAGGTTTGGTGCAAGAGGATAG